Proteins from one Carassius auratus strain Wakin linkage group LG28B, ASM336829v1, whole genome shotgun sequence genomic window:
- the LOC113067390 gene encoding zinc finger protein 93-like isoform X2 translates to MRAEKSFTCTQCGKRLTCKYNLDVHMRLHTGVKPYRCSHCEKRFSRSDHLKRHEINHFEKKPYKCSHCDKRFSRSDRLKKHDIIHSGEKLHKCSHCDKRFSQLDHLKKHEIKHSGEKPYTCDQCGKSFSQSAKLMHHMNIHTREKPFTCVQCGKSFSKSSKLKHHMNIHTGEKPYTCDQCGKSFSQSSKLKEHVNIHTREKLYSCGHCGKTFLWATNLTTHLKVHSKEKPHSCYLCGKSFSLLQSLKLHQKIHSGVREYVCYGCEKTYTSAKCLKKHERIHTGEKPYKCSHCDKRFSVSSSLKTHERIHTGEKPYKCSYCDMGFSMSSSLKTHERIHTGEKPYKCSHCDKTFSQSANLKKHERIHTGEKPYKCSHCDMRFSVSSSLKAHERIHTGEKPYKCSHCDKRFNHSVSLKTHEKIHTGENPFN, encoded by the coding sequence ATGAGAGCCGAGAAATCTTTCACCtgtactcagtgtggaaagagattgACATGCAAATATAATCTTGATGTTCACATGAGACTTCATACCGGAGTGAAACCATACAGGTGTTCACACTGTGAGAAGAGATTCAGTCGATCAGATCacctgaaaagacatgagatAAATCACTTTGAAAAGAAaccatacaagtgttcacactgtgacaagagattcagtcggtcagATCGCCtaaaaaaacatgatataatTCACTCTGGAGAGAAGCTacacaagtgttcacactgtgacaagagattcagtcagttagATCACCTAAAAAAACACGAGATAAAACactctggagagaaaccgtacacatgtgatcagtgcgggaagagtttctcaCAATCAGCAAAACTTATGCATCATATGAACATCCACACTagagagaaaccattcacttgtgttcagtgcgggaagagtttctcaAAATCATCAAAACTTAAGCATCatatgaacatccacactggagagaaaccttacacatgtgatcagtgcgggaagagtttctcaCAATCATCAAAACTTAAGGAGCATGTGAACATCCACACTAGAGAGAAGCTGTATTCATGTGGTCACTgcggaaaaacatttttgtgggcTACAAACCTGACTACACACCTAAAAGTTCATTCTAAGGAGAAACCACATTCGTGttatttgtgtggaaagagtttttcattaTTACAAAGTTTAAAATTGCATCAGAAAATACATTCTGGTGTGAGAGAGTACGTGTGCTATGGGTGTGAGAAGACCTATACTTCAGCGAAGTGTTTAAAAaagcatgagaggattcacactggagaaaaaccttacaagtgttcacactgtgacaagagattcagtgtttcatcaagtctgaaaacacatgaaaggatccacactggagaaaaaccttacaagtgttcatacTGTGACATGGGATTCAGtatgtcatcaagtctgaaaacacatgaaaggattcacactggagagaaaccttacaagtgttcacactgtgacaagacattcagtcagtcagcaaatctgaaaaaacacgagaggatccacactggagagaaaccttacaagtgttcacactgtgacatgagattcagtgtgtcatcaagtctgaaagcACATgaaaggattcacactggagagaaaccttacaagtgttcacactgtgataaGAGATTCAATCATTCAgtaagtctgaaaacacatgagaagatccacactggagagaatccATTTAACTGA